The proteins below come from a single Tribolium castaneum strain GA2 chromosome 9, icTriCast1.1, whole genome shotgun sequence genomic window:
- the LOC100142303 gene encoding mucin-2: MRRRVFSWIFIWTCLRLGRSEQLASNFTPTNDQKDMRGLFSPRMDYDQWKPLGRGDPLKNDPTYDYVPPVLDRVHYWIDPALRKPDPPLPGENQKTEILLLGVSSKKPSTGTSIADSRKDTFDSFLKFVDGPKFTNQRNNRPHYPMGSSYFPPNFYPKNKNNLPKNPYTVLMPPPMITKKPALSSPNPTTTDPTTTPATTAAKTEQVTVQAANLVYHSSSVGDWKTETSTNLTPNPATNRLKPFRDEIVFQKPFQLPESYIQIQFAPSRHNQTLVAASSDHNINYVTPPPLVEEVMHKGQVSDDNLDISNTYVKIGKTEAALMGQPPPPPPMMVFSHVQHPLITQTPLTMQTIQSMQSMQPPPVTTSPVYTKSTNPILEALEKEEVTTERIETTTTVPTTTTTTSLTTDPLFKHYKQPTEPLRGPLYLIIQGHSKVKTYGPSKQFHGIRVQETNEISDDEVRDKRLLSKKEETANSREARSGKLQTLKHVIQTGLGAIDFSDVDRSDRVKETELHFGYEVGEGVTRETYHKGIVEEARKLHEEA; this comes from the exons ATGAGGCGACGAGTCTTCTCTTGGATTTTCATCTGGACTTGTTTACGGCTCGGACGGAGCGAGCAACTCGCCAGTAATTTCACTCCGACTAATG ACCAGAAAGATATGAGAGGACTTTTCTCCCCGCGGATGGACTACGACCAGTGGAAGCCTCTGGGCCGAGGAGACCCATTAAAAAACGACCCAACCTACGACTACGTGCCGCCGGTCCTTGACCGGGTCCACTACTGGATAGACCCGGCGTTGCGCAAACCGGACCCACCTCTCCCGggcgaaaaccaaaaaaccgaaatCCTCCTCCTGGGAGTCTCCTCCAAGAAGCCCAGCACCGGGACCTCAATCGCCGACTCCCGGAAGGACACCTTCGACTCATTTCTCAAATTCGTGGACGGCCCGAAATTCACCAACCAGAGAAACAACCGGCCCCACTACCCCATGGGCTCGTCCTACTTCCCGCCCAATTTCTAccccaaaaacaaaaacaacctCCCGAAAAACCCCTACACCGTGCTAATGCCCCCACCCATGATCACCAAAAAACCCGCCCTCTCCTCGCCCAACCCCACCACCACCGACCCCACCACGACCCCGGCTACAACCGCGGCTAAAACCGAACAAGTGACCGTCCAAGCGGCGAATTTAGTGTACCATTCAAGCAGTGTCGGCGACTGGAAGACGGAAACTTCCACCAACCTAACCCCGAACCCGGCCACCAACCGGTTAAAACCGTTCCGGGACGAAATCGTCTTCCAGAAACCCTTCCAACTGCCTGAAAGCTACATCCAGATCCAGTTCGCCCCCAGTAGGCACAACCAGACGTTGGTGGCGGCGAGCAGCGACCATAACATTAACTATGTGACGCCGCCCCCACTCGTGGAGGAAGTGATGCATAAAGGGCAAGTCTCGGACGATAATTTGGACATATCGAACACTTACGTCAAAATTGGCAAAACCGAGGCTGCTCTGATGGGCCAGCCGCCGCCGCCCCCACCCATGATGGTCTTCTCGCACGTGCAACACCCGCTAATAACGCAGACTCCGCTCACGATGCAGACCATTCAGAGCATGCAGAGCATGCAGCCGCCCCCTGTCACCACAAGCCCGGTTTACACGAAATCAACGAATCCGATTCTGGAAGCGTTGGAGAAGGAGGAAGTGACCACGGAGAGGATTGAAACGACCACGACTGTGCCCACGACCACCACCACCACGTCCTTGACCACGGACCCCCTGTTCAAGCACTACAAACAACCCACGGAGCCCCTCCGCGGTCCGCTCTACTTGATCATCCAGGGACACTCCAAAGTGAAGACGTACGGACCCAGCAAACAGTTCCATGGGATAAGGGTGCAGGAAACCAACGAGATATCCGATGACGAGGTCCGCGACAAGCGCTTGCTTTCCAAGAAGGAGGAAACTGCAAATTCAAGGGAAGCGAGATCGGGGAAATTGCAAACTTTGAAACATGTGATCCAGACTGGATTGGGTGCCATTGACTTTAGTGACGTGGATAGGAGCGATAGGGTGAAAGAAACGGAGCTGCACTTCGGGTACGAAGTGGGGGAAGGGGTGACGCGGGAGACTTATCATAAGGGAATCGTCGAAGAGGCTAGAAAGCTCCACGAGGAGGCTTGA
- the LOC660872 gene encoding coiled-coil domain-containing protein 97 isoform X1 yields the protein MFMLLMQKSVKCDCQGAEILGFLRKLRNSHSGERHSNHALAVSDIVAIFEPSQGGFGHSKKIKTGELLTVITLQWRCLILWGLDITLKMTMEVEVEEVDANKIIDFLTSNESICFKSQQRGEDDLSKQQKCDIALELYAKSKLNFLVRFGKYMEKNQLDFFQQFTENCAESAEISIVLKDFLSSVTKSQQTHVKNRRYEALKELIREESYFSEIEMMKRNPLLYEQLVGQYLTEDEKAERDKINIDGEATLVKVLIEGIERDNAQVKRKKQEEFEDGMREEDESSDSGDSPGTSKQTYSQWGEFTDEPIVRTIKRVKKKHITPQEQLLLKEEFISTMYLDFLNGKDEDFDYSAVDNNDKYDSTETNDNDEEDKYFDSEEPATVSQVGQEESEDELDVFMSALNHQNPVVSQLSKDIQKL from the exons ATGTTCATGTTGTTAATGCAGAAATCTGTAAAATGCGACTGTCAAGGTGCCGaaattttgggttttttgAGGAAATTGAGGAATTCTCATAGTGGTGAGAGGCACTCCAATCATGCATTAGCAGTTAGTGATATTGTTGCGATATTTGAGCCTTCACAGGGCGGTTTTGGACAttctaagaaaataaaaacaggcGAGTTGTTGACAGTAATTACCTTACAGTGGCGTTGTTTGATATTGTGGGGTTTGGACATCACGTTG AAAATGACCATGGAAGTGGAGGTTGAAGAGGTGGAtgctaataaaataatagattttttaacaagcaACGAATCGATTTGTTTCAAGAGCCAGCAAAGAGGCGAGGACGACTTAAGCAAGCAACAAAAATGCGATATCGCATTGGAACTTTACGCCAAgagcaaattaaatttcctcGTACGATTCGGAAAATACATGGAGAAAAATCAACTCGATTTTTTCCAACAGTTTACGGAAAATTGCGCCGAATCGGCCGAAATCAGCATAGTCCTCAAGGACTTCCTTTCTTCCGTGACGAAAAGCCAACAAACGCATGTGAAGAACCGAAGATACGAAGCTTTGAAGGAGTTGATTCGCGAGGAATcgtatttttctgaaattgaGATGATGAAGCGCAATCCTTTGCTTTACGAGCAATTGGTTGGCCAGTATTTGACGGAAGATGAAAAGGCGGAACGCGATAAAATCAACATTGATGGAGAAGCGACTCTTGTTAAGGTTCTGATTGAAGGGATAGAGCGTGACAATGCGCAAGTTAAAAGGAAGAAACAGGAGGAGTTTGAAGACGGGATGAGGGAAGAAGACGAAAGTAGCGATTCGGGGGATTCCCCGGGAACGTCGAAGCAAACTTATTCGCAATGGGGTGAATTCACCGACGAACCGATCGTTAGAACGATAAAACGGGTGAAGAAAAAACATATAACGCCCCAAGAGCAGTTGTTATTAAAAGAGGAGTTTATTTCGACCATgtatttggattttttgaacGGCAAAGACGAGGATTTTGACTACTCGGCCGTTGATAATAACGATAAGTACGATAGCACGGAAACAAACGACAACGACGAGGAAGATAAGTATTTCGATTCGGAAGAGCCGGCGACTGTGAGCCAAGTCGGTCAAGAGGAGTCCGAAGACGAATTAGACGTTTTCATGAGTGCCTTAAACCACCAGAATCCCGTCGTTTCTCAATTATCCAAAGACATTCAAAAGTTGTAG
- the LOC660872 gene encoding coiled-coil domain-containing protein 97 isoform X2 — MTMEVEVEEVDANKIIDFLTSNESICFKSQQRGEDDLSKQQKCDIALELYAKSKLNFLVRFGKYMEKNQLDFFQQFTENCAESAEISIVLKDFLSSVTKSQQTHVKNRRYEALKELIREESYFSEIEMMKRNPLLYEQLVGQYLTEDEKAERDKINIDGEATLVKVLIEGIERDNAQVKRKKQEEFEDGMREEDESSDSGDSPGTSKQTYSQWGEFTDEPIVRTIKRVKKKHITPQEQLLLKEEFISTMYLDFLNGKDEDFDYSAVDNNDKYDSTETNDNDEEDKYFDSEEPATVSQVGQEESEDELDVFMSALNHQNPVVSQLSKDIQKL, encoded by the coding sequence ATGACCATGGAAGTGGAGGTTGAAGAGGTGGAtgctaataaaataatagattttttaacaagcaACGAATCGATTTGTTTCAAGAGCCAGCAAAGAGGCGAGGACGACTTAAGCAAGCAACAAAAATGCGATATCGCATTGGAACTTTACGCCAAgagcaaattaaatttcctcGTACGATTCGGAAAATACATGGAGAAAAATCAACTCGATTTTTTCCAACAGTTTACGGAAAATTGCGCCGAATCGGCCGAAATCAGCATAGTCCTCAAGGACTTCCTTTCTTCCGTGACGAAAAGCCAACAAACGCATGTGAAGAACCGAAGATACGAAGCTTTGAAGGAGTTGATTCGCGAGGAATcgtatttttctgaaattgaGATGATGAAGCGCAATCCTTTGCTTTACGAGCAATTGGTTGGCCAGTATTTGACGGAAGATGAAAAGGCGGAACGCGATAAAATCAACATTGATGGAGAAGCGACTCTTGTTAAGGTTCTGATTGAAGGGATAGAGCGTGACAATGCGCAAGTTAAAAGGAAGAAACAGGAGGAGTTTGAAGACGGGATGAGGGAAGAAGACGAAAGTAGCGATTCGGGGGATTCCCCGGGAACGTCGAAGCAAACTTATTCGCAATGGGGTGAATTCACCGACGAACCGATCGTTAGAACGATAAAACGGGTGAAGAAAAAACATATAACGCCCCAAGAGCAGTTGTTATTAAAAGAGGAGTTTATTTCGACCATgtatttggattttttgaacGGCAAAGACGAGGATTTTGACTACTCGGCCGTTGATAATAACGATAAGTACGATAGCACGGAAACAAACGACAACGACGAGGAAGATAAGTATTTCGATTCGGAAGAGCCGGCGACTGTGAGCCAAGTCGGTCAAGAGGAGTCCGAAGACGAATTAGACGTTTTCATGAGTGCCTTAAACCACCAGAATCCCGTCGTTTCTCAATTATCCAAAGACATTCAAAAGTTGTAG